The Nitrospirota bacterium genome includes a window with the following:
- the dnaB gene encoding replicative DNA helicase has protein sequence MSAIDLSQPKLPPQNVEAEQSVLGAILLDNSAMAKAMELLVEENFYRTSHKKIYAAMLELSEIGEVIDQITLTERLKAEGEIEAVGGASYLAELVQSVASSANVRYHCKIVRDKALLRELISTSTEVLTRGYEGSSSIDDLLDFAERSVFGIVQGKLDRSFTPIKSIIKESLDLVDKLSKRKEHVTGVPTGFYDLDDITAGLQPSDLVVIAGRPSMGKTSLALGMAAHAAIHAGTVVGIFSLEMSKPQIVLRMLSSEAKVDSHGLRTGKLQKEDWWRLAEAAGRLEQAPIYIDDTGGITVQQMRGKARRLKAEKGLGLLIVDYLQLMQGRSDSESRQQEISDISRSLKALAKELNVPVVALSQLSRAVEARKPPVPMLADLRESGAIEQDADVVMFIYREEVYDQNSERKGIADILISKHRNGPIGRKELFFHDRFAKFESLDNREVV, from the coding sequence ATGTCAGCCATCGATCTCTCCCAGCCAAAACTGCCCCCTCAGAATGTGGAAGCCGAGCAATCGGTCCTCGGGGCCATCCTGCTGGACAATAGCGCCATGGCCAAGGCCATGGAATTGCTGGTCGAAGAGAATTTCTACCGCACGTCGCACAAGAAGATCTATGCGGCGATGCTGGAATTGTCTGAGATCGGCGAGGTGATCGATCAGATTACGCTAACGGAACGGTTGAAGGCGGAAGGGGAAATCGAGGCAGTCGGGGGCGCGTCCTATTTAGCCGAGCTCGTGCAGAGCGTGGCCAGCTCCGCCAATGTTCGTTACCATTGTAAGATTGTGCGCGACAAGGCGCTGTTGCGAGAGCTGATCAGTACCTCGACGGAAGTCCTGACGCGCGGCTATGAGGGTAGCTCGTCAATCGACGACCTGCTGGATTTCGCGGAGCGGTCGGTGTTCGGCATCGTCCAGGGGAAGCTGGATCGCTCGTTCACCCCTATTAAGTCCATCATCAAGGAAAGTCTTGATCTCGTCGACAAATTGTCGAAGCGAAAAGAACATGTCACGGGTGTGCCCACAGGATTTTACGATCTCGACGACATTACGGCGGGGCTTCAACCCTCCGACCTCGTGGTGATCGCGGGACGGCCTAGCATGGGCAAGACGAGCTTGGCGCTGGGGATGGCCGCCCATGCCGCCATCCACGCCGGGACCGTGGTCGGAATTTTCAGTTTGGAAATGTCCAAGCCGCAGATCGTGCTGCGTATGTTGAGTTCAGAAGCGAAGGTCGATTCGCATGGCCTCAGGACCGGCAAGTTGCAAAAAGAAGATTGGTGGCGTCTGGCGGAGGCGGCAGGCAGGCTGGAACAGGCGCCGATCTATATCGACGATACCGGCGGCATCACCGTGCAGCAGATGCGGGGTAAGGCTCGCCGATTGAAAGCGGAGAAGGGGCTTGGGCTCTTGATCGTCGATTATCTTCAGCTGATGCAGGGACGGAGCGATTCGGAATCCCGCCAGCAGGAAATCTCGGATATTTCCCGTTCGTTGAAGGCCTTGGCCAAGGAGCTCAATGTGCCGGTCGTCGCGCTGTCGCAGCTCAGCCGCGCGGTGGAAGCCAGAAAACCGCCGGTTCCGATGCTGGCCGACCTTCGCGAGAGCGGCGCGATTGAGCAGGATGCCGACGTCGTCATGTTCATTTACCGTGAGGAGGTCTATGACCAGAACTCTGAACGGAAGGGCATTGCCGATATCCTGATCAGTAAACATCGGAACGGCCCGATCGGGCGAAAAGAACTCTTCTTCCACGACCGCTTCGCGAAGTTCGAAAGCCTCGATAATCGCGAAGTCGTTTGA
- a CDS encoding tetratricopeptide repeat protein yields MSSRTANSRGLTPLRRVLCALIPLALGACVAPTHAPDGKLAPAGVAKVAPSAHRPDASASYHFMLGYQAELVQDTDRAIQEYQAALKTDPTSHSVNARLASLYFSLGDAAQAIRYANEATEGSVQDGPLLTQMAGILASVGQGERAVKLLDRAIELNPTSGDPYFTKGLLLLNLKQQSEAEQAIRAGLAVAPESSVGHYHLGRMLLDAGKGAEAAVSLERAIVANAAFEPAYLSLASIYESLQDYGRAIAVLRKYLQTVNPRNRDIRHQLVRLHVAAKDYPNARKELGELLAEDPSDLDAQLRLALLYGEEKDYPKAIDQLIQILKVRPTELKIRDYLGFLYEEAKDTKKALETYTFNVQLEPSYFEGHLHLGVLFYRLKQFPEAITHLTKAVTINPKQPEAYIVLGLTYLQKDQFDDAARVLEEGIGQNPKSADLHFNLGTVYDKLNRFDDVVRVMEAAIKLDPHHADALNYLGYSYAERGVKIEQALSLTKQAVALKPANGYYVDSLAWALFKSGLLPEALTEMKRALALVGEDAVLYEHLGDIYAKQRNLSESREAWLRALELDPSNHKLMDRFRDLGLGDPAKEERIQQAKQRVSEKVQSPSPNP; encoded by the coding sequence ATGTCGAGCCGAACGGCGAACAGCCGAGGTCTCACGCCGCTGAGGCGGGTGCTCTGCGCGCTCATTCCCTTGGCCCTGGGGGCTTGCGTTGCGCCGACCCATGCGCCGGACGGGAAGCTTGCCCCTGCTGGTGTGGCGAAGGTCGCGCCGTCGGCTCACCGTCCCGATGCGTCAGCCTCCTACCATTTCATGCTCGGCTACCAGGCTGAGCTTGTCCAGGACACAGATCGTGCGATTCAGGAATATCAGGCCGCGCTGAAGACGGACCCGACGTCCCATTCGGTGAACGCCAGGCTGGCCAGCCTCTATTTTTCACTGGGCGATGCGGCTCAGGCCATTCGTTACGCGAACGAAGCGACGGAGGGATCCGTTCAGGACGGCCCGTTGCTCACGCAGATGGCAGGCATTTTGGCCAGTGTGGGGCAGGGGGAACGTGCGGTGAAACTGTTGGATCGCGCCATCGAACTGAACCCGACATCCGGCGACCCCTATTTTACCAAGGGCCTGTTGCTTCTGAATCTGAAACAGCAGTCTGAGGCGGAGCAGGCCATTCGAGCCGGTCTGGCTGTGGCTCCCGAATCGTCCGTCGGCCATTACCACTTGGGGCGTATGCTTCTGGATGCGGGGAAGGGGGCGGAGGCAGCGGTCAGTTTGGAACGGGCGATCGTTGCCAATGCGGCGTTTGAACCGGCCTACCTTTCGCTCGCTTCGATCTATGAATCGCTACAAGATTATGGGCGCGCGATCGCTGTGCTGCGGAAATATCTCCAGACCGTGAATCCGCGAAACCGGGATATCCGGCATCAGTTGGTTCGGCTCCATGTGGCGGCGAAGGATTACCCGAATGCCAGGAAAGAGTTAGGGGAATTGCTGGCGGAGGATCCGTCGGACCTCGATGCCCAGCTCAGGCTGGCGCTTCTGTATGGGGAAGAGAAGGACTATCCCAAGGCCATTGATCAACTGATCCAGATTCTCAAGGTTCGCCCGACAGAGCTCAAAATTAGAGACTATCTTGGGTTTCTCTACGAGGAAGCCAAGGACACGAAGAAAGCTCTCGAGACCTACACGTTTAACGTGCAACTGGAGCCCTCTTATTTCGAAGGGCATCTGCATCTTGGTGTGTTGTTTTACCGGTTGAAGCAATTTCCCGAGGCCATTACCCATTTGACCAAGGCCGTCACGATCAATCCGAAACAGCCGGAAGCCTACATCGTACTGGGCTTGACCTATTTGCAGAAGGACCAGTTCGATGATGCGGCCAGGGTCCTGGAGGAAGGCATCGGCCAGAATCCCAAAAGCGCCGACCTGCACTTTAATCTTGGCACGGTCTACGACAAGCTCAATCGGTTCGATGACGTGGTGCGCGTCATGGAGGCTGCGATTAAGCTCGATCCCCATCATGCCGATGCGCTCAACTATTTGGGGTACAGCTATGCAGAGCGAGGGGTCAAGATCGAGCAAGCGCTCTCCCTGACTAAACAGGCCGTCGCGCTTAAACCGGCCAATGGGTACTATGTCGATAGTCTCGCCTGGGCCTTGTTTAAATCAGGCTTGCTGCCAGAGGCCTTGACCGAGATGAAGCGTGCGTTGGCCCTCGTCGGCGAGGACGCGGTGCTCTATGAGCATCTAGGTGATATCTACGCCAAGCAACGAAACCTCTCAGAATCCCGCGAGGCCTGGCTCCGTGCACTGGAGCTCGACCCCTCCAATCACAAGTTGATGGACCGATTCCGTGACTTGGGGCTGGGCGACCCAGCGAAGGAAGAGCGTATCCAGCAGGCCAAGCAGCGTGTATCCGAGAAAGTACAAAGCCCTTCCCCTAATCCCTAG
- a CDS encoding ABC transporter ATP-binding protein: MTPSSDLVVQTDRLSKVFRVGFWGKRVTAVDGLSLEVRRGEVFGFLGPNGAGKTTTLKMLMGLIYPTSGSAKLFGRDLGDPQSKARLGFLPESPYFYDYLTSREFLRFYGHLFGLWGADLDKRIDELLELVGMISAKDLQLRKFSKGMLQRVGIAQALINDPELVVLDEPMSGLDPIGRKEVRDLILRLKESGKTVLFSSHILHDAEVLCDRVAMILKGRLVACGSVTDLLDQGASHQVELVVDRLTQEGLGHLRPLTDKVVQQGDRMLVVLKNQQHVSGALEIIRSAKANLVSLNPQKGSLEDLFIREVEGHRSPSEQRP, translated from the coding sequence ATGACGCCTAGCTCCGATCTCGTGGTACAGACAGACCGACTCTCCAAGGTTTTCCGTGTGGGGTTCTGGGGGAAACGTGTGACCGCAGTGGACGGCCTGAGCCTCGAAGTCCGTCGTGGGGAAGTGTTCGGGTTTCTCGGCCCGAACGGCGCTGGGAAAACCACCACTCTCAAGATGTTGATGGGGCTCATCTACCCGACGAGCGGGAGCGCGAAACTGTTCGGCAGGGATCTGGGCGATCCGCAGAGCAAGGCCCGGCTGGGATTTCTTCCCGAGTCCCCCTATTTTTATGACTACCTCACGAGCCGGGAGTTTCTCCGGTTCTACGGCCATTTGTTCGGTCTGTGGGGGGCGGATTTGGACAAGCGGATCGACGAACTCTTGGAACTGGTCGGCATGATCTCTGCGAAGGATCTCCAGCTCAGGAAGTTTTCGAAAGGTATGTTGCAGCGGGTGGGGATCGCCCAAGCTTTGATCAACGATCCTGAGTTGGTGGTGCTGGATGAGCCCATGTCAGGGCTGGACCCTATCGGACGAAAAGAAGTGCGCGATCTGATTCTGCGGCTCAAAGAGTCCGGGAAGACGGTCTTGTTTAGCTCCCACATCCTGCACGATGCCGAAGTTTTGTGCGATCGGGTGGCGATGATCCTGAAGGGGCGCCTGGTGGCTTGTGGTTCGGTGACCGATTTGCTGGATCAGGGGGCGAGTCACCAAGTGGAATTGGTCGTGGACCGTCTGACACAGGAAGGATTGGGCCACTTACGCCCGCTGACTGACAAGGTGGTGCAGCAGGGGGATCGGATGTTGGTGGTGCTGAAGAATCAACAACACGTTAGCGGGGCGCTGGAGATTATCCGCAGCGCGAAGGCCAATTTGGTGTCGCTCAATCCTCAAAAGGGATCGCTGGAGGACCTCTTCATCCGGGAGGTTGAGGGCCATCGGAGTCCGTCGGAGCAGCGCCCATGA
- a CDS encoding ABC transporter permease subunit, producing MKILSIVLNTFRENLRDKLLYNLLVFALLMIGSSVLLSRLTLGEFHRLILDLGLGSINFFGVLIAIFVGIGLVSKEIEKKTIYTIVSKPVARYQFLLGKYLGLTITLFVNTVVMALGLLLVLYAQDVPVEGVLFKALALIFVEFMVITAVALLFSTFTSATLSAIFTLALYVIGHLTADLKTAGAKMDDLSRGLLNGIYYFLPNLERFNLKGHVVHHLEVSGSDLLLIVAYGATYTAFLLFLASLIFHRRDFR from the coding sequence ATGAAAATCCTATCGATCGTGCTCAATACTTTCCGAGAAAACCTGCGAGACAAGCTGCTCTATAATCTGCTGGTTTTTGCCCTGCTCATGATCGGCAGCTCCGTGCTCCTCTCGCGGTTGACCTTGGGAGAGTTTCACCGCCTCATTCTGGATCTCGGGCTGGGGAGCATTAATTTCTTCGGAGTCTTGATCGCCATCTTTGTCGGGATCGGGCTGGTGAGCAAGGAGATCGAGAAGAAGACCATCTATACGATCGTCTCCAAGCCGGTGGCGCGCTACCAATTTCTGCTCGGCAAGTATCTGGGCCTCACGATCACCCTCTTCGTTAATACGGTGGTCATGGCGCTGGGACTGTTGTTGGTGCTCTATGCCCAGGATGTGCCCGTCGAGGGGGTGCTCTTCAAGGCGCTGGCGCTGATTTTTGTCGAGTTCATGGTCATCACCGCGGTGGCCCTGCTGTTCTCCACCTTTACCAGTGCCACCCTGAGCGCCATCTTCACGCTGGCGCTGTATGTAATCGGGCATCTTACGGCCGACCTGAAAACGGCTGGGGCGAAGATGGATGATCTCAGCCGGGGGCTATTGAACGGGATCTATTATTTCCTGCCCAACCTCGAACGGTTCAACTTGAAGGGCCATGTCGTGCATCACCTGGAAGTTAGCGGGTCGGATTTGCTGTTGATTGTCGCCTACGGCGCAACCTACACGGCGTTTCTCCTCTTTCTTGCCAGCCTGATTTTTCATCGGCGCGACTTCCGCTAA
- a CDS encoding DegT/DnrJ/EryC1/StrS family aminotransferase translates to MNVPLLDLKAQFLPIRAEIMAEVQTVCDEQGFILGPRVVAFEESVAKYIGSRYAIGCASGSDALLLSLMAMGVKAGDEVVTVPFTFFATAGAISRLGAKPVFLDIQSDTFNIDPQLIERAITPRTKAIMPVHLFGQCADMAAINEIARRKNVYVIEDACQAIGAGQQGKRAGVLGDTGCFSFFPTKNLGGFGDGGLITTNDKALADSMAMLRVHGSQVRYLHEAVGINSRLDALQAAVLTIKLKYLDQWTEGRRKNAERYRQLFAKTKHADCITLPHTTPGNFHVYNQFTVRAPKRDELRAFLKEKGVGTEVYYPLPMHLQHCYRELGHQKGAFPLSEQAAEEVMSIPIYAELTEVQQVYVVEMIAEFYKRG, encoded by the coding sequence ATGAATGTGCCATTACTCGATTTGAAAGCTCAGTTCCTGCCCATCCGCGCGGAGATCATGGCGGAGGTGCAAACTGTCTGTGACGAGCAGGGCTTTATCCTGGGACCACGCGTCGTGGCCTTCGAGGAGTCCGTCGCCAAATACATCGGGTCGCGCTATGCGATCGGTTGCGCCTCCGGGAGCGACGCGCTATTGCTCTCCCTCATGGCCATGGGTGTAAAGGCCGGCGATGAGGTCGTTACAGTCCCGTTTACATTTTTCGCTACAGCCGGCGCGATTTCACGGTTGGGCGCAAAGCCGGTGTTCCTGGACATTCAGTCCGACACGTTCAACATCGATCCCCAGCTGATCGAGCGAGCGATCACGCCACGCACGAAAGCCATCATGCCCGTGCACCTCTTCGGGCAATGTGCGGACATGGCGGCGATCAACGAGATTGCCAGGCGGAAAAATGTCTATGTCATCGAGGATGCCTGTCAGGCCATCGGAGCCGGCCAGCAGGGGAAACGAGCCGGGGTCCTCGGGGACACAGGCTGCTTTAGCTTCTTCCCTACCAAGAATTTGGGCGGTTTTGGCGATGGGGGGCTCATCACGACCAACGACAAAGCCCTTGCCGATTCGATGGCGATGCTCCGTGTTCACGGGAGCCAGGTCCGCTATCTTCATGAAGCGGTGGGGATCAATAGCCGGTTGGATGCGCTCCAGGCTGCGGTGCTCACTATCAAGTTGAAGTATCTCGACCAGTGGACCGAGGGGCGACGCAAGAACGCCGAGCGGTATCGGCAGTTGTTTGCCAAGACGAAACATGCGGATTGCATCACCCTGCCGCATACCACGCCGGGCAATTTCCACGTCTACAACCAGTTCACGGTCCGGGCGCCGAAGCGCGACGAGTTGCGTGCCTTTCTCAAAGAGAAGGGGGTTGGCACGGAAGTCTACTATCCGCTCCCGATGCATCTCCAACACTGCTATCGCGAGTTAGGCCATCAGAAGGGGGCCTTTCCTCTATCGGAGCAGGCAGCTGAAGAGGTGATGTCTATCCCGATCTATGCCGAACTGACGGAAGTGCAGCAGGTCTATGTGGTAGAGATGATCGCGGAGTTCTACAAGCGCGGTTAG
- a CDS encoding serine protease encodes MRSLTWGILFSLSLMWSAVAIGKDLSPREIYEQVAPGVVMVMGYADGGGKGSGGTGSIIQSDGLVLTNAHVVIEEQTGKPYARLSVFLKPARVTGESKSDLSRMVRAKVLAYSQPLDLALLKLDGVTEVLPVVDLSESGLARIGDHVVAIGHPEQGGLWTLTTGVISAEVDNFNGVRGKHVFQTETGLNRGNSGGPLLDGEGHMVGVNTAIARVAPDGLPITSISFSLKSSVARKWLKEQGVTLRGTQLPAGQTQPVTDQPQAQPAQPQPKPVSPPQAELPVKPTVKPPVIQPAPVRPYNLDELISDRAKAEADLDSMMSEMRGRMKGR; translated from the coding sequence ATGAGGTCGCTGACGTGGGGAATCCTGTTCTCGCTTTCCCTGATGTGGAGCGCTGTTGCCATCGGCAAGGACCTTTCGCCTCGCGAGATTTACGAGCAGGTGGCTCCCGGCGTCGTGATGGTGATGGGCTATGCGGATGGCGGAGGGAAGGGAAGCGGTGGAACCGGTTCGATCATTCAGTCTGACGGACTGGTCCTCACGAACGCCCATGTGGTGATCGAAGAACAGACCGGGAAACCCTATGCCAGGCTGTCTGTCTTTCTCAAACCGGCCAGGGTGACGGGAGAGTCGAAGAGCGATCTTTCCCGTATGGTTCGCGCCAAGGTCCTGGCCTATTCGCAACCGTTGGACCTGGCTCTGCTGAAGCTGGATGGCGTGACTGAGGTCCTGCCTGTCGTCGATCTGAGTGAGTCCGGGCTGGCGAGGATCGGGGATCACGTCGTCGCCATCGGCCATCCTGAACAGGGTGGCTTATGGACCCTCACCACCGGCGTGATCAGCGCCGAGGTAGACAATTTCAACGGAGTCCGCGGTAAGCACGTTTTTCAAACGGAGACAGGGCTCAATCGTGGCAATTCCGGTGGCCCATTGCTCGATGGCGAGGGCCATATGGTCGGGGTCAATACGGCAATTGCTCGCGTGGCTCCTGATGGCCTTCCGATCACGAGTATCAGTTTTTCGCTTAAGTCGAGCGTTGCCAGAAAGTGGTTGAAGGAACAAGGCGTGACCCTGCGAGGGACGCAATTGCCAGCCGGACAAACACAGCCTGTGACCGACCAGCCGCAGGCCCAGCCAGCGCAGCCTCAACCCAAGCCAGTCTCGCCTCCTCAAGCTGAACTGCCGGTTAAGCCAACGGTCAAGCCGCCGGTGATTCAACCGGCCCCGGTTCGTCCCTATAATCTGGATGAGCTGATCAGCGATCGAGCGAAGGCGGAAGCGGATCTCGACAGCATGATGTCTGAGATGCGTGGACGGATGAAGGGGAGATAG
- the ilvD gene encoding dihydroxy-acid dehydratase: MSKELKLISRELLAGPDRAPARAMLKAVGFTDEDLSRPIIGVANTWIEVMPCNFHLRRLSERVKAGIRAAGGTPIEYNTIAVSDGISMGTEGMKASLISREVIADSIELVARGHLFDGVVALSGCDKTIPGTVMALARLNLPSVMLYGGSIMPGRFQGHDVTIQDVFEAVGKHAAGTMNDADLKDLEDHACPGPGACGGQFTANTMAIAFEFLGISMMGRNGVPAMDQKKDDVAFECGVMVMDLLKRDLRPKQIITRKSLENAIAAVATTGGSTNAVLHLLAIAREAKIKLSIDDFDKINRKVPLLADLKPGGRFTASDLYAAGGTTLVAKRLLDAGILHANQPTVTGRTIGEEAKEAKETPGQQVLRPLSNPIKKTGGLVILKGNLAPEGCVVKVAGHSIMTFRGPAKVYNREEDAFAAVQSRKIKAGDVVVIRYEGPSGGPGMREMLGVTAAIVGAGLGDSVALLTDGRFSGATHGLMAGHVAPEAIKGGPIGAVKNGDMIVFDIAKRTLTVELSQKEINARLKKVKQPKPRYTSGVMGKYARHVSSASEGAITT; this comes from the coding sequence ATGTCGAAAGAGTTGAAACTGATAAGCCGCGAGTTGCTGGCCGGTCCCGATCGGGCGCCGGCCCGCGCGATGTTGAAAGCCGTTGGATTCACGGACGAGGATCTGTCTCGTCCGATCATCGGCGTCGCCAATACCTGGATCGAAGTCATGCCCTGCAACTTTCACCTGCGCCGCTTGTCGGAACGGGTGAAAGCCGGCATCAGAGCCGCAGGCGGCACCCCCATCGAATACAATACCATCGCGGTCTCAGACGGCATTTCGATGGGCACCGAAGGGATGAAGGCCTCGCTGATCAGCCGGGAAGTGATTGCCGATTCCATCGAGCTCGTGGCTCGCGGGCACCTGTTCGACGGCGTAGTAGCCCTCTCAGGCTGCGACAAGACTATTCCAGGCACCGTGATGGCCCTCGCGCGATTGAACCTACCCTCGGTGATGCTCTACGGAGGGTCGATCATGCCGGGCCGCTTTCAAGGCCACGACGTGACCATTCAAGACGTCTTCGAAGCGGTCGGGAAACATGCGGCCGGCACCATGAACGATGCCGACCTCAAGGATCTCGAAGACCATGCCTGCCCCGGCCCAGGCGCCTGCGGCGGTCAGTTCACGGCCAACACCATGGCCATCGCCTTCGAATTCCTCGGCATCTCGATGATGGGACGGAACGGCGTGCCGGCCATGGATCAGAAGAAAGACGACGTGGCCTTCGAATGCGGCGTGATGGTCATGGATCTGCTGAAACGCGACCTGCGCCCCAAGCAGATCATCACGCGAAAGTCTCTGGAGAACGCCATCGCCGCAGTGGCCACCACCGGGGGCTCGACAAATGCGGTGCTGCATCTGCTCGCCATCGCGCGCGAAGCCAAGATCAAGCTAAGCATCGACGATTTCGACAAGATCAACCGGAAGGTGCCGTTGCTCGCCGACCTCAAGCCAGGCGGCAGATTTACCGCGTCAGATCTCTATGCGGCTGGAGGCACCACCTTGGTCGCCAAGCGGCTACTCGATGCGGGCATCCTGCATGCCAATCAACCAACCGTGACAGGCAGGACGATCGGCGAAGAGGCCAAGGAAGCCAAGGAAACTCCAGGGCAGCAAGTGCTCCGGCCCCTGTCGAACCCGATCAAGAAAACCGGCGGGCTCGTCATCTTGAAGGGAAACCTGGCTCCCGAAGGCTGCGTCGTAAAGGTGGCAGGCCACTCGATCATGACGTTCCGCGGCCCGGCGAAGGTCTACAACCGGGAAGAGGATGCCTTTGCCGCAGTCCAGTCCCGTAAAATCAAAGCGGGCGATGTAGTGGTGATTCGGTACGAAGGTCCATCCGGAGGACCAGGCATGAGGGAAATGCTGGGCGTCACGGCTGCCATCGTCGGGGCCGGTCTGGGCGACTCAGTCGCGCTCCTCACAGACGGCCGCTTCTCCGGCGCGACCCATGGACTGATGGCAGGCCATGTTGCACCGGAAGCCATCAAGGGAGGTCCGATCGGCGCCGTGAAAAACGGCGACATGATCGTCTTCGATATCGCCAAGCGAACATTGACCGTCGAGCTCTCGCAGAAAGAGATCAACGCCAGGCTCAAGAAGGTCAAACAGCCGAAGCCCCGCTACACCTCCGGCGTAATGGGCAAATATGCCAGGCATGTCTCCTCTGCCTCGGAAGGAGCGATTACGACGTAG
- a CDS encoding PepSY domain-containing protein: protein MKAVGIITAGAVGLLIALGSSAWADDKESKITDLAKDAKVTIDQAIKTASEKVPGTVVEAELEKKHGKTVWEVEVLGADGNVTEVHIDAATGSVIDTEAKKDEKKKEGKKGK from the coding sequence ATGAAAGCAGTGGGAATCATCACAGCAGGAGCCGTCGGATTACTCATCGCACTGGGTTCCAGCGCCTGGGCCGATGATAAGGAAAGCAAGATCACGGACCTCGCCAAAGACGCCAAAGTCACCATCGATCAGGCGATCAAGACCGCGTCCGAGAAAGTGCCTGGAACGGTCGTCGAAGCGGAACTCGAAAAGAAACATGGCAAGACCGTCTGGGAAGTCGAGGTTCTCGGCGCGGACGGAAACGTTACGGAAGTCCACATCGACGCAGCCACCGGCTCTGTAATCGACACGGAAGCGAAGAAGGACGAGAAGAAAAAAGAAGGCAAAAAGGGAAAGTAG
- a CDS encoding Spy/CpxP family protein refolding chaperone, translating into MKQGTSTIVTLGVAAVFALSVGIAGAWANEPGYGKEGHGESGHGSMGGHGAGMMHNSTGHLIRHLLKHEKEIGLTAEQVTKLKDAQLNMDKLRIKSEADIQVAEREFKALNDDEKSDLGAIEAKLKQSGDLQVGLRLASVKARREVLALLTPEQRAKEKAEHEKMMQQHKDADKGHSSPHGGAMKSNPHK; encoded by the coding sequence ATGAAGCAGGGAACAAGCACCATCGTGACGCTGGGCGTCGCAGCCGTATTTGCGCTGAGCGTTGGAATTGCCGGAGCCTGGGCCAATGAGCCTGGCTACGGCAAGGAAGGACACGGAGAGAGCGGGCATGGTTCGATGGGCGGACATGGCGCCGGCATGATGCATAACAGCACCGGCCACCTGATCCGCCATCTCCTCAAGCACGAAAAGGAAATCGGGCTGACGGCGGAGCAAGTAACGAAACTCAAGGACGCACAACTCAACATGGACAAGCTCCGCATCAAGAGCGAAGCCGATATCCAGGTCGCAGAGCGCGAGTTCAAGGCCTTGAATGACGATGAGAAATCAGACCTGGGAGCGATCGAAGCCAAGTTAAAGCAAAGCGGGGACCTGCAAGTCGGCTTGCGCCTGGCCTCAGTCAAGGCCCGCCGTGAAGTCCTGGCCCTCTTGACTCCGGAACAGCGCGCCAAGGAAAAGGCCGAGCATGAGAAGATGATGCAGCAGCACAAGGATGCCGACAAGGGGCACAGCAGCCCCCATGGCGGCGCCATGAAGAGCAACCCGCATAAGTAA
- a CDS encoding NAAT family transporter, whose translation MTLTEYAVLAFSSLFVVVDPIATVPAFLAMTTRDSIGQRLRMARTACLVAAGILTVFTLIGQWLFTLLGITLPAIQVAGALVLLLVALDMLRAQRSPVHETAAETAEGTTKDDIAITPLAIPMLAGPAAISTVILLEAQAISWAQRGMLLACVALVGLASYITLALGATGAKWISPIAEKIITRLMGLLLAALAVQFLFNGLKGEHGLLGP comes from the coding sequence ATGACACTCACTGAATACGCAGTCCTGGCGTTCAGCTCCCTCTTTGTCGTCGTCGACCCGATCGCCACGGTGCCGGCCTTCCTGGCCATGACGACTCGCGATTCGATCGGCCAACGGCTGCGGATGGCTCGCACCGCCTGCCTGGTCGCAGCCGGAATCTTGACGGTCTTTACCCTCATCGGCCAATGGCTCTTTACCCTCTTAGGCATCACGCTTCCTGCCATCCAGGTCGCCGGAGCGCTCGTGCTCTTATTGGTCGCCCTGGACATGTTGCGGGCGCAACGGTCTCCGGTCCATGAAACTGCGGCGGAAACGGCCGAGGGGACCACCAAGGATGACATCGCCATCACGCCCCTGGCCATCCCGATGCTGGCAGGCCCCGCAGCTATTTCCACGGTGATTCTCTTGGAAGCCCAGGCCATCTCCTGGGCACAACGAGGCATGTTGCTGGCTTGCGTTGCGTTGGTCGGTCTGGCAAGCTATATCACCTTGGCGCTCGGGGCCACCGGGGCCAAATGGATCAGCCCGATTGCGGAAAAAATCATCACCCGCTTGATGGGGCTCTTACTGGCCGCGCTCGCCGTGCAATTCCTGTTCAATGGGCTGAAGGGCGAGCATGGATTGCTGGGGCCATAG